In Bacillus toyonensis BCT-7112, a single window of DNA contains:
- a CDS encoding DM13 domain-containing protein, protein MKRKYVWLIGGLIIVLGILWSLFRPEKLFIDKQVNESLPQAEIQSTEVRQQSDRVIREGQFQNGVHETTGTAKIHQLADGKRVLRLSNFATSNGPDVRVVLVPTNRLKNNEDVKNYQYIELGKLKGNKGDQNYEIPEGLDVNEYGSVSVWCKRFNENFGAVYFNN, encoded by the coding sequence ATGAAAAGAAAATATGTATGGCTTATAGGTGGTTTAATAATTGTATTGGGGATTTTATGGTCATTGTTCCGACCAGAGAAATTATTTATTGATAAGCAAGTAAATGAATCATTGCCACAAGCAGAGATACAATCAACTGAAGTAAGGCAACAAAGTGATCGAGTAATAAGGGAAGGGCAGTTTCAAAACGGTGTCCATGAAACAACTGGAACGGCAAAAATTCACCAATTAGCGGATGGAAAACGTGTTTTACGACTTTCTAATTTTGCAACATCAAATGGGCCAGATGTACGAGTTGTATTAGTTCCTACAAATCGTTTGAAAAATAATGAAGACGTAAAAAACTATCAGTATATTGAATTAGGAAAATTAAAGGGAAATAAAGGAGACCAAAACTACGAAATTCCTGAAGGGTTAGATGTAAATGAATATGGTTCGGTTTCTGTTTGGTGTAAAAGATTTAATGAAAAC